A genome region from Deinococcus sp. KNUC1210 includes the following:
- a CDS encoding SRPBCC family protein: protein MDTNVNQQQRIVSGAAGGVLALLGARKRGFLGLLMAAAGGYLVYRAATGNDPVMQATGGGATSSKPIFVEHSVVIDRPAQQVYDYWRKLDNLPHIMSHLESVTVLDDRRSRWVAKAPLGSHVEWEAEIVNDKPGERIGWHSLPGATVDNAGSVQFESMPGGTSTRVHVALSYRPPAGPLGAAVAKLFGEEPSQQIAEDLQKFKQTFEGSSKN, encoded by the coding sequence ATGGACACGAATGTCAATCAGCAACAGCGCATCGTCTCGGGTGCGGCAGGTGGTGTGTTGGCCCTGCTCGGCGCTCGCAAACGCGGTTTTCTCGGACTGCTGATGGCGGCAGCGGGCGGCTACCTGGTCTACCGGGCAGCGACCGGCAATGATCCGGTGATGCAGGCCACCGGCGGCGGTGCCACCTCCAGCAAGCCCATCTTCGTTGAACACAGCGTGGTGATCGATCGTCCAGCCCAGCAGGTCTACGATTACTGGCGTAAGCTCGACAACCTGCCTCACATCATGAGCCATCTGGAGAGTGTGACGGTGCTCGACGACCGCCGCAGTCGCTGGGTCGCCAAGGCACCTCTGGGCAGCCACGTCGAGTGGGAAGCCGAAATCGTCAACGACAAGCCCGGTGAGCGCATCGGCTGGCACAGCCTTCCCGGTGCGACAGTCGACAACGCGGGCAGCGTGCAGTTCGAGTCGATGCCCGGCGGCACCTCGACCCGCGTACATGTGGCACTCAGCTACCGTCCCCCGGCTGGCCCGCTGGGTGCAGCCGTCGCCAAGCTGTTCGGTGAAGAGCCGAGCCAGCAGATCGCCGAAGACCTCCAGAAGTTCAAGCAGACCTTTGAGGGCAGCAGCAAGAACTGA
- a CDS encoding DUF2171 domain-containing protein: MRLEDIKPGLMVHARGDGSMGGAPGEHVGTVIGVEGESLHMQQEGAGEVWIPLAWVSWTDDRTIHLSKTASEFVTGAEHQAPSRQVGP; the protein is encoded by the coding sequence ATGAGACTGGAGGACATCAAACCGGGCCTGATGGTTCATGCTCGCGGAGACGGGAGTATGGGCGGCGCACCCGGAGAGCATGTGGGCACCGTGATCGGCGTCGAGGGTGAGTCTCTGCACATGCAGCAGGAAGGCGCGGGTGAGGTGTGGATTCCACTTGCCTGGGTGAGCTGGACAGATGACCGCACCATTCATCTCAGCAAAACGGCCAGCGAATTTGTGACGGGTGCAGAGCATCAGGCACCCAGCAGACAGGTGGGGCCATGA
- a CDS encoding DMT family transporter, which produces MSAPALRPARLDALSLGAILITILFWSSAFAGIREGLKAFTPVHLALYRFLVASVALGLYALAMRFPLPSRGDLGRIALVSFSGITLYHLLLNIGEVSVPAGTASLIIAAGPVFTALLATRFGSERLNLLGWTGTAISLAGVALIVLGKGESLDFTKGALLILAAALFTSVYFVFQKPILKRVPPLQFTVWSLIAGTLPMLVFLPGFGTQLAQAPLSAHLAVIYIGLFPAALAYLTWTFALSRVGAGTTTSFLYVSPVFAILIAWAWLGEVPGWLSLLGGLIAVAGVVLVNTRGRLS; this is translated from the coding sequence ATGAGTGCGCCTGCCCTTCGTCCTGCCCGGCTCGATGCCCTGAGTCTGGGCGCCATCCTGATCACCATCCTTTTCTGGTCGTCAGCCTTCGCGGGCATTCGCGAGGGCCTGAAAGCCTTCACCCCGGTGCACCTGGCGCTCTACCGCTTTCTGGTCGCCAGTGTGGCCCTGGGGCTGTATGCCCTCGCCATGCGTTTTCCACTGCCCTCACGCGGCGATCTGGGGCGAATCGCGCTCGTCAGTTTCTCGGGTATCACGCTGTATCACCTGCTGCTGAATATCGGGGAAGTCAGCGTGCCCGCCGGAACCGCCAGCCTGATTATCGCGGCGGGGCCGGTCTTCACAGCATTGCTGGCCACCCGTTTTGGGAGTGAGCGGCTGAATCTGCTCGGCTGGACCGGGACGGCAATCAGTCTGGCGGGTGTGGCACTGATTGTGCTGGGAAAAGGGGAGAGCCTGGATTTCACGAAAGGGGCGCTGCTGATTCTGGCGGCGGCGCTGTTTACCAGCGTGTATTTCGTGTTCCAGAAGCCCATTCTGAAACGCGTGCCGCCCCTGCAGTTCACCGTCTGGAGTCTGATCGCCGGAACGCTGCCGATGCTGGTCTTCCTGCCTGGATTCGGGACACAGCTCGCACAGGCTCCGCTGAGCGCTCATCTGGCCGTGATCTATATCGGGCTGTTTCCGGCGGCGCTGGCCTATCTCACCTGGACGTTCGCCCTGTCGCGGGTGGGCGCGGGTACCACCACCAGTTTTCTGTATGTCAGCCCGGTGTTTGCCATTCTGATCGCCTGGGCATGGCTGGGTGAGGTGCCCGGCTGGTTGAGTCTGCTGGGCGGCCTGATCGCGGTGGCAGGTGTGGTGCTGGTCAATACGCGGGGTCGCCTCTCATGA
- a CDS encoding ABC transporter permease subunit, translated as MTVSADALPAIVLEDVSVRLGGAVVLESLNLSVKRGEFLAIIGPSGGGKSTLLRVIGGLLGVQGGSVTVSTPPAFVFQDYRLLPWRNVRANVRLPADLHGLVPGSLNADEALLQVGMSGFARYYPAQLSGGMRARVALARALAQSSDVLLLDEPFAALDALVRERFNDELLHLHDKTGRTTVLVTHSIREAAYLADKVAVLREGRIVKVLDTGRRGRASAYTEGLEAELRALLGEGDSTRLQTDAPARVRLGWLWPALSLLLGLVLWQVAAMLINQKFLLPAPVLVWNALATNAGVLLPALALTARTALLGVLLGGVVGLLLGYPLGKLPWLERFLSPYLVASQSTPIVVLAPLLVSYLGYGTLSAVIVSALSALYPVLVSAIVGVREVDRGYLELFRSLRSTPIQRLWHLELPGALPILLGGLRLAFSLALIGAVVWEFTDPNQKGIGFQVAQAGVYYNKALQFAGIALLIFLGVAFYLLLTTLERRVLYGRRQR; from the coding sequence ATGACCGTGAGTGCCGACGCGCTGCCTGCCATCGTGCTCGAAGACGTGAGCGTACGTCTGGGCGGCGCAGTGGTGCTGGAGTCGCTGAATCTGAGTGTAAAGCGGGGCGAATTCCTGGCGATCATCGGCCCCAGTGGCGGCGGCAAGAGCACGCTGCTGCGCGTTATCGGTGGGCTGCTGGGCGTTCAGGGTGGAAGCGTGACGGTCAGCACCCCGCCTGCCTTCGTGTTTCAGGATTACCGCCTGCTGCCTTGGCGCAACGTGCGGGCCAATGTGCGGTTGCCCGCCGATCTGCATGGGCTGGTGCCCGGCAGCCTGAACGCCGACGAAGCGCTGCTTCAGGTGGGGATGAGCGGCTTTGCTCGGTACTACCCGGCGCAGCTCTCGGGTGGAATGCGGGCGCGGGTGGCGCTGGCCCGTGCGCTGGCGCAGTCGAGCGATGTGCTGCTTCTGGACGAACCTTTCGCTGCGCTCGATGCCCTGGTGCGCGAGCGGTTCAACGACGAACTGCTGCACCTGCACGACAAGACAGGCCGCACCACCGTGCTGGTGACGCACAGCATCCGCGAGGCGGCGTATCTGGCCGATAAGGTGGCGGTGCTGCGCGAGGGCCGCATCGTGAAGGTGCTCGACACCGGGCGCAGAGGCCGGGCCAGCGCCTACACCGAAGGGCTGGAGGCCGAGTTGCGGGCGCTGCTGGGCGAGGGCGACAGTACCCGGTTGCAGACCGATGCGCCTGCACGGGTGCGTCTGGGCTGGCTGTGGCCCGCGCTGTCGCTGCTGCTGGGGCTGGTGCTGTGGCAGGTCGCGGCGATGCTCATCAATCAGAAGTTTCTGTTGCCTGCCCCGGTGCTGGTCTGGAATGCCCTGGCGACCAATGCCGGGGTGCTGTTGCCCGCCCTGGCCCTGACCGCCCGAACGGCGCTGCTGGGCGTGCTGCTGGGCGGCGTGGTGGGCCTGCTGCTGGGCTATCCGCTGGGGAAGCTGCCGTGGCTGGAGCGCTTTCTAAGTCCGTATCTGGTGGCGAGCCAGAGCACGCCGATCGTGGTCCTAGCCCCGCTGCTGGTGTCGTATCTGGGTTACGGCACCCTCAGTGCAGTGATCGTCTCGGCGCTGAGTGCGCTGTATCCGGTGCTCGTTTCAGCCATCGTGGGCGTGCGCGAGGTGGACAGGGGCTATCTGGAACTGTTCCGCTCGCTGCGTTCCACGCCCATCCAGCGCCTGTGGCACCTGGAACTGCCGGGCGCATTGCCGATTCTGCTGGGCGGTCTGCGCCTGGCGTTCAGTCTGGCGCTGATCGGAGCAGTCGTCTGGGAATTCACCGACCCCAACCAGAAGGGCATCGGCTTTCAGGTGGCGCAGGCCGGGGTGTATTACAACAAGGCGCTGCAATTTGCCGGAATCGCGCTGCTTATCTTTCTGGGGGTGGCGTTCTATCTGCTGCTCACTACGCTGGAGCGCCGGGTGCTGTACGGGCGTCGTCAGCGCTGA